From the genome of Populus alba chromosome 10, ASM523922v2, whole genome shotgun sequence, one region includes:
- the LOC118045401 gene encoding uncharacterized protein At3g49055: MANTVDDDADAVLSDVEGEDPVEIVIKSPSQEDISVEKFRELLDRERAAREAAETSKSELQVSFNRLKVLAHEALKKRDECSRQRDECSRQRDEALREKEEALKANEKLSNELIQVNGSKEEIEKKFDDLQSQIENSRHMLVSGIDKISGKFSNFKNFAAAGLPRSQKYNGLQAVAFGVIKRTNEIVEELVRQIDVTAKSRNDAREQMEQRNYEIAIEVSQLEATISGLRDEVAKKTTLVEDLEKSVIEKEGKVSEIEREMLERKHLVEKEASGLRDLVGEYDDKLRNLESKMESHRLLLFDQLNLVAKIHNRLYDVIKIVDSNHLDSEVSESLFLPQQTEVEENIRASLAGMESIYEVSRIVAEKTRDLVEEKNHEEKNLNETVGILVKEKEHIGSLLRSALSKRNELHPSSKTSELFQVAENGLREAGIDFKFSKVVGDGKVSYDKGGLPDTESDEISTLAGALENIVKASQLEIIELQHSVEELRAESSLLKEDVEVQAKELSNRMRRVEELEEKERVANESVEGLMMDIAAAEEEITRWKVAAEQEAAAGRAVEQEFVAQLLAVKQELEEARQAMLESEKKLKFKEETATAAMAAREAAEKSLSLADMRASRLRDRIEELSHQLEELETREDSTGRNRPRYVCWPWQWLGLDFVGHHRPETQQQGSNEMELSEPFL; the protein is encoded by the exons ATGGCGAACACCGTCGACGATGACGCTGATGCGGTATTGAGCGATGTGGAAGGGGAAGATCCGGTGGAGATCGTAATAAAAAGTCCGAGTCAAGAAGATATTTCGGTTGAGAAATTCCGTGAGCTCCTCGATCGCGAGCGAGCGGCACGGGAGGCAGCCGAGACTTCGAAATCGGAACTGCAAGTGTCATTTAATCGATTAAAAGTTCTCGCGCACGAAGCATTAAAAAAGCGAGACGAGTGCTCGAGGCAGAGAGACGAGTGCTCGAGGCAAAGAGACGAAGCgctgagagagaaagaagaggcgTTGAAAGCTAACGAGAAATTATCGAATGAATTGATTCAAGTGAACGGATCAAAAGAGGAGATTGAGAAGAAATTCGATGATTTGCAATCGCAGATTGAGAATTCTAGGCATATGTTAGTTAGTGGAATTGATAAGATATCAGGGAAATTTAGTAATTTCAAGAATTTCGCAGCGGCAGGATTGCCTAGGTCGCAGAAATACAATGGATTGCAGGCGGTTGCGTTTGGAGTTATTAAGAGGACGAATGAGATTGTCGAGGAGCTTGTTAGGCAGATTGACGTCACTGCAAAATCTAGAAATGATGCTAGAGAACAAATGGAGCAGAGGAATTACGAGATTGCCATCGAGGTTTCTCAGCTTGAGGCTACAATCAGTGGATTGAGAGATGAAGTTGCCAAGAAAACGACGTTGGTTGAGGATTTAGAGAAGAGTGTGATCGAGAAAGAGGGGAAAGTATCGGAGATTGAGAGAGAGATGTTGGAGAGGAAGCATTTGGTGGAGAAGGAAGCATCGGGTTTGAGGGACTTGGTTGGTGAGTATGATGATAAGTTGAGAAATTTGGAGTCGAAGATGGAATCACATAGACTTTTGTTGTTTGATCAGTTGAATTTGGTGGCGAAAATTCATAACCGGCTTTATGATGTCATTAAGATAGTTGATAGCAATCATTTGGATTCCGAGGTGTCAGAGTCGCTGTTTCTCCCCCAACAAACGGAAGTGGAGGAGAATATACGTGCTTCTTTAGCCGGGATGGAATCAATTTATGAGGTGAGTAGAATTGTTGCTGAAAAAACAAGGGATTTGGTAGAGGAGAAGAATCACGAAGAGAAGAATTTGAATGAAACAGTGGGTATATTAGTGAAAGAGAAAGAACATATTGGTTCTTTACTTAGGAGTGCCTTGTCGAAGAGGAATGAATTACACCCATCCTCCAAAACAAGTGAGTTGTTTCAAGTTGCTGAAAATGGTTTAAGAGAGGCTGGGATAGATTTCAAATTCAGTAAGGTAGTTGGGGATGGTAAGGTATCTTATGATAAAGGCGGCTTGCCGGACACAGAGAGTGATGAAATTTCCACTCTG GCTGGTGCTTTGGAGAATATCGTCAAGGCATCTCAGCTTGAGATCATTGAGCTGCAGCATTCTGTGGAGGAACTAAG GGCAGAGTCAAGTTTACTTAAAGAGGATGTAGAGGTTCAAGCGAAGGAACTGAGCAATAGAATGCGCAGGGTAGAAGAGCTtgaagagaaggagagagtGGCAAATGAAAGC GTTGAAGGACTTATGATGGACATTGCTGCTGCAGAAGAAGAAATTACAAGGTGGAAAGTAGCAGCTGAGCAAGAGGCTGCTGCAGGCAGAGCTGTCGAACAAGAGTTTGTGGCTCAG TTGTTGGCAGTTAAGCAAGAACTTGAAGAGGCAAGGCAAGCCATGTTAGAATCAGAGAAGAAGTTAAAATTCAAAGAAGAAACAGCAACTGCTGCCATGGCAGCAAGAGAGGCTGCTGAAAAGTCATTGAGTCTGGCAGACATGAGGGCATCTAGGCTGAGGGATAGGATAGAGGAGCTCAGCCACCAGCTGGAAGAGTTGGAAACTCGAGAAGATTCGACGGGACGAAATCGGCCTAGATATGTATGTTGGCCTTGGCAATGGCTTGGGCTGGACTTTGTAGGCCATCACAGACCTGAGACACAACAACAGGGTTCGAATGAAATGGAGCTTTCTGAACCCTTCTTATGA
- the LOC118045403 gene encoding mitogen-activated protein kinase kinase 7, whose protein sequence is MVLIRHRMQQHLKLDPLPELEIDECALCPCFPRPMSGTTIQGVGDFFDLEKLCVLGRGNHGSVYKVRHGQTLAIYALKIIQQGSNDAYVSHETEILNCIDSPFVVKCHGIFEPRAGEKAILMEYMDAGTLDTIFRDNGPFSETSLARIAYQVLNGLKYLHEHDIVHLDIKPSNLLVSKDMKVKIADFGVSKIVHGIGTRADTNHHNMCEGTHAYMSPERLDSHTFGSGYVYAGDVWSLGVTLLELYVGHFPFFPADKRPSNWMELVLVVCFGEVPSFPKEASEEFRSFIKCCLEKEPSKRWTVSQLLSHPYACLGERLGK, encoded by the coding sequence ATGGTTCTTATTAGACACAGAATGCAACAACATCTTAAGCTTGATCCCCTTCCAGAATTAGAGATTGATGAATGCGCTCTGTGTCCGTGCTTCCCTAGGCCCATGTCTGGCACTACGATTCAAGGGGTGGGGGACTTCTTCGACTTGGAAAAACTCTGCGTTCTTGGCCGTGGTAATCATGGCAGTGTCTACAAGGTACGCCACGGACAAACATTAGCCATCTATGCACTGAAAATCATCCAGCAGGGTTCGAATGACGCTTATGTATCGCACGAGACAGAAATCTTAAATTGCATAGACTCTCCTTTCGTCGTCAAATGTCATGGGATTTTTGAGCCACGAGCTGGAGAAAAAGCTATACTCATGGAGTATATGGATGCAGGAACACTTGATACAATTTTTAGAGACAACGGTCCCTTCTCCGAGACTTCACTTGCCCGCATTGCCTACCAAGTACTCAACGGCCTCAAGTACCTCCATGAACACGATATTGTCCATCTAGATATAAAGCCTTCGAATCTTCTTGTCAGCAAGGACATGAAAGTGAAAATTGCTGATTTTGGAGTGAGCAAGATTGTCCATGGGATTGGAACTAGGGCTGACACTAACCATCACAACATGTGCGAGGGTACACATGCTTATATGAGCCCTGAAAGGTTGGACTCGCACACATTTGGTTCAGGCTATGTGTATGCAGGAGATGTCTGGAGCTTGGGAGTTACTTTAttggagctatatgtggggcattttccattttttccaGCTGACAAGAGGCCCAGTAATTGGATGGAGCTTGTATTGGTGGTTTGCTTCGGAGAAGTCCCTAGCTTCCCGAAGGAAGCATCGGAGGAATTCAGGAGCTTCATCAAGTGTTGCCTGGAAAAGGAACCGAGTAAGAGATGGACAGTCTCACAACTCCTGTCACATCCCTATGCTTGCTTGGGGGAGAGATTGGGGAAGTGA